GATTTGTCTGTGTGATCATATCTGAGCAATTGTGGCTGTAAGCCTCCAAATGTCCTTGTCACATTCTCCATTTCAGTCCTCAGATCTTAATTAAGGTTAAGGTGCATGTGGTATTTGCACCAGAAATCCTTCATCATTTTGTGAGCAGTTGGTCTCTTTCTTCATATTTGCATTCACATTCTTTGTCCTGCTGTTGTAAGATTGAGCTAATTTGTTTCCATTGCGCCAACAGCTCTCATCTCCCTCCTCTGTTTCTCATCCCTACCTTTATTGTCTGCTCCTCCTCACTTCATCACGTCCCATGGCCTCCTTGGGACTCGTACATCAACTATACTTAAGGTTTAACATGGACACTGAATCCTTGAACAACATGTAATTTTTTTAAACGACAGACGCAGTTAATATGTGCAAAGGCTATATATTTTACAGTGACACCGCTAAATCATTTCTTGTTTAACAAAATATGAAAACAAAGGTAGACTAGGGTGTGAAGGGAGATCTTTTATGATTCCCTGGGGGGGAAATTGGCTCTAATTTATTTATGGGAAGCCTAATTGAAAATGTCCTATCTGAgaaatgacctttttttttaaaggagactCCTCGTCGCTTCCCTGACGCCCCGGTCTGagctcacccctcattgcaaaacataaatgaccaattctaactctaataattatttctggcattatcatgatatattgtttcatattattatattaagttatgaaatctcttgggatgttaaactatagtattatattgtaatatataatagtatggtgatataatttggttatatattataatattttacaCAAatgatgttatattaggatattactatatttattatgctatatttatatgatatcatgctacaccactctatatgatagttatttatttgttcactatcgaatcaatattctcaatttatgtacctattttcatcaccttatttacactcaaacacggcacgcacacacacacacacacacacacacacacacacacacacacacacacacacacacacacacacacacacacatactgatgctgtcttttgtcatcgtgtgtactgtatgttaataaataaaattaaaaaaaaaaaaattaaaaaattaaaaataaaggagACTCCTCggagcgtgtgtgcgtgtgtgtgctggTAATGTGTATGTGAGTGCGTGACCGAGTGTGTTTTGAGCGCGCCAGACGGGGGGGAGCGAGCCGGGCACGCCCAAAAGCTGttgctgaaggctgatttatggttctgcgttacaccaacgcagagccggtgcgcgtcgctgcgtaccctatgccgtaggctacgccgtaaccctacggcgtaaggtctgcgtcgatttaacgcagaaccataattcagacttGGTGCCTCAACTGCGCGCCGGCGCGTCCAGCAGCGATTGGAACAGCAACAGGGAGTGAAAGTGAAGCTCTCCAAAGTGCCAGAGACCGTGGCGGCTGAGGAGGTGGATCAGGGTTCGCCCCTGTGTGCGTCTCCAACCGCGCATGGACGACCACCTCAGCCTCCTGCAATCACCCCCGCCGAGCCTGACCAAAACCCGAGGCCACAACTTATTGGTGAACCACGGATACACCGAGACGGAGAACTACGACGCGATGACGGTCGTGGCGTGTGACAACATGCTGGAGGAGTCCGCGGCTCTGCCGGGCCACCACCTATCCCTGGACCGGTACGAACCGGACCACGACTGCTGCGAGAGAGTGGTCGTCAACATCTCCGGCTTGCGCTTCGAGACGCAGCTCAAGACTCTGTCACAGTTTCCGGAGACGCTGCTGGGGGACCCCAAGAAAAGGATGAGGTACTTTGACCCTCTCAGGAACGAATACTTTTTCGATCGGAACCGACCCAGCTTCGATGCCATTTTGTATTACTACCAGTCCGGCGGGCGCATCAGGAGACCCGTCAACGTGCCCATTGATATCTTTTCCGAGGAGATCCGCTTCTATGAGTTGGGTGAAGAGGCTATGGAGAAGTTCAGAGAGGACGAGGGCTTCAtaaaggaggaggagcggcCGTTGCCGGAAAATGAATTTCAAAGACAGGTGTGGCTGTTGTTTGAGTATCCAGAGAGCTCGGGTCCCGCCCGGGGAATAGCAATAGTGTCTGTCCTGGTCATTCTCATCTCCATTGTTATCTTCTGCTTAGAGACGTTGCCGGAGTTTAGGGACGACAACAGGGATCCGATCACGATTGCACCTGTGATAAATGGCACGCTCCCTTATTTCACCAGCCCCTTCTCAGACCCCTTCTTTGTGGTGGAGACGTTGTGTATCATCTGGTTCTCCTTCGAGCTGCTGGTGCGCTTTTTTGCGTGTCCCAGTAAAGCCACGTTCTCCAAAAACATCATGAACATCATTGACATCGTGGCCATCGTTCCCTACTTCATCACGCTGGGGACAGAGCTGGCAGAGAGGCAAGGGAACGGCCAGCAGGCCATGTCTCTGGCCATCCTGCGCGTAATTCGGCTCGTGCGGGTGTTTCGCATCTTCAAACTCTCGCGTCACTCCAAGGGGCTTCAAATTTTGGGACAGACTCTAAAGGCCAGCATGCGCGAACTGGGCCTGCTCATCTTCTTCTTGTTTATCGGTGTCATCCTTTTCTCCAGTGCTGTGTACTTCGCCGAGGCGGACGACCCGGATTCGGGTTTCAACAGCATCCCGGACGCGTTCTGGTGGGCCGTGGTCACCATGACTACGGTGGGATACGGGGACATGCACCCCGTCACCATCGGAGGGAAGATCGTGGGATCTTTGTGCGCAATCGCCGGCGTGCTCACCATTGCGCTGCCCGTGCCCGTCATAGTGTCCAACTTCAACTACTTCTACCACAGGGAGACGGAGGGCGAGGAGCAGGCTCAGTACCTGCACGTGGGCAGCTGCCAACCTCTGGCAGACACCGAGGAGATGAGGAAGGcgcgctcctcctcctcctcgctcAGCAAGAGCGAGTACATGGTCATCGAGGAGCACGGGATGAACAGCGCGTTCAAACAGCAGCCCAACTTCCCCACCACCACTCAAAACAACTCGCAGAATTGTGTAAACATAAGCAAAAAGGTTTTCACCGACGTGTAGCTTTTAGACTCGTGTGACCCTGAACACAGGAAGATGAAATATGTAAAAGACACCACTGGATGTATCATTGCGCACCATGCGTGTGTAAGCTGTGGTAGAACAGATAAAGGGAGAAAGgaacaggaaaagaaaaacgcGCATCCTGACCATTCAGAGATGCTGCTTTGTGCTCCATTCAAAAATCGGGATTTTTCATTTAAGTGCCATGAATTCATAATTCTGTAGGATTCCATTCACGCttgcaaaaaaagagaaagagctcCTTCTTAAAGTATTTGATACTGTTTTTCTCACCTTGAGAGGATTATCCTGTTGTGCGTTGTGCAATAGCCATTCTATTATCACAACAGGTAGAAATAGAAGCTTTGTAACTGTGAACGATGAGTGCAAATGTAAGTTCCTCGAAGAACACACACTGTATTGTCATGCGTTAAGAGTCGTGCTCCGTCATGCCTATATGTATAATACTCAGTCATTTAAATATGTGTGCGTGTTCAAACACATGTAGAGTCCAAAAACACAGTTCAGCATATATTATCTCAACTAGACCGTTTTTGTGCTCTGCCTTATTGTGCGTTTAAATCTAGTCCAAAGTCTTTGAAAAATAATCCCCGTAATTTCCTCGATGTGTGCTGTCTTATTTAAAGCGTAAACGGCGCCATGTAGACACTGGGTCCAGTCCAGCGCCACTATCTTATTCACACGTGAGTGGAGAAACAAAACTCTTttcgcgcgcacacacacagagatcAAAGATGGAGCGTGTTTCTTTTTGGATGTCTCAAATATAGCCCGATGTGATGCAATCACCATGGTGACGGTCGTTCCCTCGGTAACCCTAGTCACCGTTGCTATGGCACCCTTGTTTCCACAGTAACCTCCCAGATGGCTTGGAAACTATATTGAAGATTCTCATCCGAGTGGCTTGACTCCAGTCTCTAATAAGACTGTTTTGTCTGCACACCCCTCGTGCGTAAAACGCACGCGTTTGTGACTATAACTAACCTTCAAGCTCGTTTGCAAGTGTTTACATGAACACAAAAAGCAATCCCTTGTGTGGAGATCTCGTTGTGAACCGTCACAATAAAATACCCCTCAAAAATAAGGCAAAAATCAAAGAGGCGCCGTGTTGGGAAAGACGAAAGAAGAAGCAGCGTGTGAGGAATTATGAATGGACTGGGAGCACATTGTGTCTGAGTGCACTACC
This is a stretch of genomic DNA from Cololabis saira isolate AMF1-May2022 chromosome 12, fColSai1.1, whole genome shotgun sequence. It encodes these proteins:
- the LOC133457138 gene encoding potassium voltage-gated channel subfamily A member 3 — its product is MDDHLSLLQSPPPSLTKTRGHNLLVNHGYTETENYDAMTVVACDNMLEESAALPGHHLSLDRYEPDHDCCERVVVNISGLRFETQLKTLSQFPETLLGDPKKRMRYFDPLRNEYFFDRNRPSFDAILYYYQSGGRIRRPVNVPIDIFSEEIRFYELGEEAMEKFREDEGFIKEEERPLPENEFQRQVWLLFEYPESSGPARGIAIVSVLVILISIVIFCLETLPEFRDDNRDPITIAPVINGTLPYFTSPFSDPFFVVETLCIIWFSFELLVRFFACPSKATFSKNIMNIIDIVAIVPYFITLGTELAERQGNGQQAMSLAILRVIRLVRVFRIFKLSRHSKGLQILGQTLKASMRELGLLIFFLFIGVILFSSAVYFAEADDPDSGFNSIPDAFWWAVVTMTTVGYGDMHPVTIGGKIVGSLCAIAGVLTIALPVPVIVSNFNYFYHRETEGEEQAQYLHVGSCQPLADTEEMRKARSSSSSLSKSEYMVIEEHGMNSAFKQQPNFPTTTQNNSQNCVNISKKVFTDV